The following proteins are encoded in a genomic region of Triticum dicoccoides isolate Atlit2015 ecotype Zavitan chromosome 1B, WEW_v2.0, whole genome shotgun sequence:
- the LOC119320072 gene encoding glutamyl-tRNA reductase 2-like: MMAGATSATAAAGAFAAAAAASAKAACPWAVAAAGGWRRSGVVVRCDAGGDAQAASKAASITALEQFKISADRYMKEKSSIAVIGLSVHTAPVDMREKLAVAEELWPRAISELTSLNHIEEAAVLSTCNRMEIYVVALSWNRGIREVVDWMSKKSGIPASELREHLFMLRDSDATRHLFEVSSGLDSLVLGEGQILAQVKQVVRNGQNSGGLGKNIDRMFKDAITAGKRVRCETNISAGAVSVSSAAVELAMMKLPKSECLSARMLLIGAGKMGKLVVKHLIAKGCKKVVVVNRSVERVDAIREEMKDIEIVYRPLTEMYEAAADANVVFTSTASESLLFTKEHAEALPPISLAMGGVRLFVDISVPRNVGACLSEVEHARVYNVDDLKEVVEANKEDRVRKAMEAQAIITQELKRFEAWRDSLETVPTIKKLRSYADRIRASELEKCLQKIGEDNLNKKMRRSIEELSTGIVNKLLHGPLQHLRSDGSDSRTLDETLENMHALNRMFNLNTEKAVLEQKIKAKVEKTQS; encoded by the exons ATGATGGCGGGAGCGACGTCAGCCACGGCCGCCGCGGGCgcattcgccgccgccgccgctgccagcgCCAAGGCGGCGTGCCCCtgggccgtcgccgccgccggcggctggAGGCGGTCCGGCGTCGTCGTGCGCTGCGACGCCGGCGGGGATGCCCAGGCGGCGTCCAAGGCGGCCAGCATCACCGCGCTCGAGCAGTTCAAGATCTCCGCAGACC GGTACATGAAGGAAAAGAGTAGCATCGCTGTAATAGGCCTCAGTGTGCACACAGCACCAGTGGACATGCGTGAAAAACTTGCTGTTGCAGAGGAGCTATGGCCCCGTGCTATTTCAGAACTCACCAGCCTGAATCATATTGAAGAGGCTGCTGTTCTTAGTACCTGCAACAGAATGGAGATATATGTGGTGGCTTTATCGTGGAACCGTGGTATTAGAGAAGTAGTAGACTGGATGTCAAAG aaaagtggaATCCCTGCTTCCGAGCTAAGGGAGCATCTCTTCATGTTGCGTGACAGTGACGCCACACGCCATCTGTTTGAGGTATCCTCTGGGCTTGACTCTTTGGTTCTTGGAGAAGGACAAATCCTTGCTCAAGTTAAACAAGTTGTTAGAAACGGGCAAAACAGTGGGGGCCTGGGAAAGAACATTGACAGGATGTTCAAGGATGCAATCACAGCTGGAAAGCGCGTCCGCTGTGAGACCAACATATCAGCTGGTGCTGTGTCCGTCAGCTCAGCTGCGGTTGAATTGGCCATGATGAAGCTTCCAAAGTCTGAATGCTTGTCAGCCAGGATGCTTTTGATCGGTGCTGGCAAGATGGGAAAATTGGTGGTCAAACATCTGATCGCCAAAGGATGCAAGAAGGTTGTTGTGGTGAACCGTTCGGTGGAAAGGGTGGATGCCATTCGCGAAGAGATGAAAGATATCGAGATTGTGTACAGGCCTCTCACGGAGATGTATGAAGCCGCTGCTGACGCCAATGTCGTGTTCACAAGCACAGCATCTGAATCCTTGTTATTCACGAAGGAGCATGCGGAGGCGCTTCCTCCTATCTCTCTTGCCATGGGTGGCGTCCGGCTTTTCGTCGACATATCCGTGCCAAGGAATGTCGGTGCCTGTCTATCTGAAGTGGAGCACGCACGGGTATACAACGTCGACGACTTGAAAGAGGTGGTGGAAGCCAACAAGGAGGACCGTGTGAGGAAAGCAATGGAGGCCCAAGCAATCATCACCCAAGAACTGAAACGGTTCGAGGCCTGGAGGGACTCGCTGGAGACGGTCCCGACCATCAAGAAGCTGAGGTCGTACGCCGACAGGATCAGGGCGTCGGAGCTCGAGAAGTGCCTGCAGAAGATCGGGGAAGACAACCTGAACAAGAAGATGAGGAGGTCCATCGAGGAGCTGAGCACAGGCATCGTGAACAAGCTCCTCCACGGCCCGTTGCAGCACCTGAGGAGCGACGGCAGCGACAGCCGCACCCTGGACGAGACGCTCGAGAACATGCACGCCCTCAACAGGATGTTCAACCTCAACACGGAGAAGGCGGTCCTCGAGCAGAAGATCAAGGCCAAGGTAGAGAAGACCCAAAGCTGA